The following proteins come from a genomic window of Triticum aestivum cultivar Chinese Spring chromosome 6A, IWGSC CS RefSeq v2.1, whole genome shotgun sequence:
- the LOC123127222 gene encoding protein TIC 21, chloroplastic: MQALLLPSRLPPPLLRQRGLPAVASLASHPLNGATLPTGRLCFGGGEAAPRRLTVAAAASSSSSGPLYPPPPPTEQTIERAKLEQVIKRLEKTARYFKNLGTLGFWSQLVCTFVSAGILSFSTVVTGKVTSPFTFYTTAAGVAAAFISVFWSFGYIRLSERLRKTASAPAKAPPRADVIKSLKNGIVLNILGMGAAVLGMQALVGALVAKALTTSAVPYYQATSAGQSPVLALDVFLVQASANTILSHFLGVATSLELLRSVSIAPTEPAAT, translated from the exons ATGCAGGCGCTCCTACTCCCATcgcggctgccgccgccgctgctccggcAGCGAGGGCTTCCCGCTGTTGCGTCGCTCGCCAGCCATCCCCTCAACGGAGCTACCCTCCCTACTGGGCGCCTCTGCTTCGGGGGCGGCGAAGCCGCTCCACGGCGCCTcactgtggcggcggcggcgtcctcgtCTTCGTCGGGCCCTCTCTACCCGCCGCCTCCCCCCACCGAGCAGACAATTGAGCGCGCCAAGCTCGAGCAG GTTATCAAGAGGCTAGAGAAAACAGCTAGGTATTTCAAGAATTTGGGTACCCTAGGGTTCTGGTCCCAGTTGGTGTGCACGTTTGTTTCTGCTGGAATTTTGTCATTCTCCACAGTTGTTACCGGGAAGGTTACATCACCCTTTACATTCTACACAACTGCTGCTGGCGTTGCTGCAGCTTTTATTTCAGTCTTCTGGTCATTTGGCTACATCCGTCTTTCTGAAAGACTTCGGAAAACAGCAAGCGCACCCGCAAAG GCTCCTCCACGGGCTGATGTGATTAAAAGTCTGAAAAATGGCATTGTGCTCAATATTCTTGGGATGGGCGCAGCTGTTCTCGGTATGCAGGCACTTGTTGGTGCTTTGGTAGCAAAAGCCCTTACTACCTCCGCAGTCCCCTATTATCAGGCAACTTCCGCCGGCCAAAGTCCTGTTTTGGCTCTAGATGTATTCCTGGTTCAG GCCTCAGCAAACACCATACTGTCGCATTTCCTAGGTGTGGCGACTTCCCTGGAGCTGCTCCGTTCCGTGTCAATCGCCCCGACCGAGCCTGCTGCGACATGA